A section of the Mesorhizobium loti genome encodes:
- a CDS encoding cytochrome c oxidase assembly factor Coa1 family protein, with amino-acid sequence MAGQPLNQPAEIPPELDRWNWGAFFLNWIWGIGNSTFIALLALIPVVNLIVIIVLGARGSRWAWQNRAWRDAEQFRKTQRNWAIAGLAVWVVSIGGCATMVGSIPFMLKGNDAYHMTMDAIRADTRVKAAIGDDVIDNFWVGGHLNVNANGTGDAQFSIPVHGAKGKGTVFSHLVRNAGTWSMRLLVVRVDGVDAPIVLINEDHVPIPNAAIGI; translated from the coding sequence ATGGCCGGACAACCGCTCAACCAGCCCGCTGAAATTCCGCCCGAACTCGATCGCTGGAATTGGGGCGCCTTCTTCCTCAACTGGATCTGGGGTATAGGCAACAGCACTTTCATCGCGCTGCTGGCGCTGATCCCGGTCGTCAACCTCATCGTGATCATCGTGCTCGGCGCGCGAGGCAGCCGCTGGGCGTGGCAGAACCGGGCCTGGCGCGACGCGGAACAGTTCCGCAAGACGCAGCGCAACTGGGCGATCGCCGGCCTTGCCGTCTGGGTGGTCAGTATCGGGGGCTGTGCGACGATGGTCGGCAGCATCCCCTTCATGCTCAAGGGCAATGACGCCTACCACATGACCATGGATGCCATTCGCGCCGACACCCGTGTGAAGGCTGCCATTGGCGACGACGTGATCGACAATTTCTGGGTCGGCGGCCATCTCAACGTCAACGCGAATGGGACGGGCGACGCCCAGTTCAGTATTCCCGTCCACGGCGCCAAGGGCAAAGGCACCGTGTTTTCCCATCTGGTTCGCAATGCCGGCACTTGGAGCATGCGCCTGCTCGTGGTCAGGGTTGATGGAGTGGATGCGCCGATCGTGCTGATCAACGAAGACCACGTGCCAATCCCGAACGCGGCGATCGGAATATAG
- a CDS encoding aspartate aminotransferase family protein has translation MTYQNYSLKQLQQIDAAHHLHPFTDHKELREAGSRIITHANGPFIYDSEGAEILDGMAGLWCVNIGYGRDELAEAAYAQMKELPYYNSFFKCSTPTPVLLSKKLAEIAPKHVNQVFYGSSGSEANDTALRLVRHYWVLEGKPEKNRIISRKMAYHGSTIAGTSLGGMDAMHKQLGGAVPNIVHVMMPYAYELALPGESDHDFGLRAAKSVEDAILEAGADKVAAFIGEPVMGAGGVKIPPASYWPEVQRICRKYDVLLMLDEVITGYGRTGEWFAAQTLGIEPDTITTAKALTSGYQPLSALLVGDRIASTLVEKGGEFNHGYTYSGHPVACAVALKNLEIIEQEGLVDRVRNDTGPYFAKALQERIAGHDLVGEVRSIGLMGAIEIVKDKATRERFLPSGSAAVTVRDHAIANGMMLRATGDTMILSPPLIWTRDTIDMACERIGKALDLAQADLRKR, from the coding sequence ATGACCTATCAGAATTATTCGCTGAAGCAGCTTCAGCAGATCGACGCCGCGCATCATCTTCATCCCTTCACCGACCACAAGGAACTGCGCGAAGCCGGCTCGCGCATCATCACCCACGCCAACGGCCCGTTCATCTACGATTCCGAAGGGGCCGAAATCCTCGACGGCATGGCTGGGCTGTGGTGCGTCAACATCGGCTATGGCCGTGACGAACTGGCCGAGGCCGCTTACGCCCAGATGAAGGAACTGCCCTACTACAATTCCTTTTTCAAATGCTCGACGCCGACGCCGGTGCTGTTGTCCAAGAAGCTGGCCGAGATCGCGCCGAAACACGTCAACCAGGTGTTTTATGGTTCCTCCGGTTCGGAGGCCAACGACACGGCGCTGCGCCTCGTGCGCCACTACTGGGTGCTGGAAGGCAAGCCGGAAAAGAACCGCATCATCTCGCGCAAGATGGCCTATCATGGCTCGACCATCGCCGGCACCTCGCTCGGCGGCATGGATGCCATGCACAAGCAGCTCGGCGGCGCCGTGCCCAACATCGTCCATGTGATGATGCCCTATGCCTATGAACTGGCACTGCCCGGCGAGAGCGACCATGATTTCGGCCTGCGCGCGGCAAAGTCGGTCGAGGACGCCATCCTCGAGGCCGGCGCCGACAAGGTCGCGGCCTTTATCGGCGAGCCGGTGATGGGGGCGGGCGGTGTCAAGATTCCGCCTGCGAGCTACTGGCCGGAAGTGCAGCGCATCTGCCGCAAATATGATGTTCTGCTGATGCTGGACGAGGTTATCACGGGCTATGGCCGCACTGGTGAATGGTTCGCCGCGCAGACGCTTGGCATCGAACCGGACACCATCACCACGGCCAAGGCGCTGACGTCAGGCTACCAGCCGTTGTCGGCCTTGCTGGTCGGCGACCGCATTGCGTCGACGCTGGTCGAGAAGGGCGGCGAGTTCAATCACGGCTACACCTATTCCGGCCATCCGGTGGCTTGCGCCGTGGCGCTGAAGAACCTGGAAATCATCGAACAGGAAGGCCTCGTCGACCGCGTCAGGAACGACACCGGGCCTTATTTCGCCAAGGCCCTGCAGGAGCGCATTGCCGGACATGATCTCGTCGGCGAGGTGCGTTCGATCGGCCTGATGGGCGCGATCGAGATCGTCAAGGACAAGGCGACCAGGGAACGGTTCCTGCCGTCGGGAAGTGCCGCGGTGACGGTGCGCGACCACGCGATCGCCAACGGCATGATGCTGCGCGCCACCGGTGACACGATGATCCTGTCGCCGCCGCTGATCTGGACCCGCGACACGATCGACATGGCCTGCGAGCGCATCGGCAAGGCGCTGGATCTGGCGCAAGCGGATCTGCGCAAGCGTTGA
- the mmsB gene encoding 3-hydroxyisobutyrate dehydrogenase gives MTTIAFIGLGNMGNPMAANLVKAGHQVHGFDLVPENLTIAREHGIVVMANAPAAVKDADVVITMLPAGKHVLSVYEDIAPKAKKGALFIDSSTIDVESARKAHALAAKHGLPSIDAPVSGGTGGATAGTLTFMAGGSNDAFAAAEPILKPMAGRIVHCGGDGAGQAAKICNNMILGISMIGVAEAFVLAEKLGLSHQALFDVASTSSGQCWSLTTYCPVPGPVPTSPANRDYKPGFAAALMLKDLKLSQEAALGAGAVTPLGAEAAQLYALFSAQGHGGADFSGIINFLRGNLA, from the coding sequence ATGACGACGATCGCCTTCATCGGCCTCGGTAACATGGGCAATCCAATGGCCGCGAATCTGGTCAAGGCGGGGCATCAAGTGCACGGCTTCGACCTCGTGCCCGAGAATCTGACGATCGCGCGCGAGCATGGCATCGTCGTCATGGCCAACGCGCCGGCGGCGGTGAAAGACGCCGATGTGGTGATCACCATGCTCCCGGCCGGCAAGCATGTGCTCTCGGTCTATGAGGACATCGCGCCCAAGGCGAAGAAGGGCGCACTGTTCATCGATTCCTCGACCATTGATGTCGAATCGGCGCGCAAGGCGCATGCGCTCGCTGCGAAACACGGCCTGCCCTCGATCGATGCGCCCGTCTCGGGCGGCACCGGAGGTGCCACGGCCGGCACGCTGACATTCATGGCGGGCGGCTCCAACGATGCCTTCGCCGCCGCCGAGCCGATCCTGAAGCCAATGGCCGGCCGCATTGTCCATTGCGGCGGCGACGGTGCCGGCCAGGCGGCGAAGATCTGCAACAACATGATCCTCGGCATTTCGATGATCGGCGTCGCCGAAGCCTTCGTGCTGGCGGAAAAACTCGGGCTGTCGCATCAGGCGCTGTTCGACGTCGCCTCGACATCCTCAGGCCAATGCTGGTCGCTGACCACCTATTGTCCGGTTCCCGGCCCTGTGCCGACCTCACCCGCCAACAGGGATTACAAACCGGGCTTTGCCGCGGCCCTTATGCTGAAAGACCTGAAATTGTCCCAGGAGGCCGCACTCGGCGCTGGGGCGGTGACCCCGCTTGGCGCCGAGGCGGCGCAACTCTACGCCCTGTTCAGCGCCCAGGGCCATGGCGGCGCCGATTTCTCCGGCATAATTAATTTTCTCAGGGGTAACCTAGCGTAA